The proteins below come from a single Neospora caninum Liverpool complete genome, chromosome IX genomic window:
- a CDS encoding putative zinc finger DHHC domain-containing protein, producing MAPLPAPFAGLSARGLAKAVRRKLRSAARRISDSAFCRFCSFVAHASQAAARRPSASLLHRCAVLGHHREDCDANCPSTREKCPESLLPHASGVSAPAGASCAAQPDAAAVRTPQKAGGRSIVAQLLGRFSRFTCCGVVSKSLRFLARLLPSLAVLLFAVATLVYFVYVQPAICIPDADSEDAFPLLLPPLQLRLSLQAQRGGASEGAESSAANAEQVRLLNAAFWANPVLAAVQDLQAVPLCTFLSVFLLLNALYNFYFACAVDPGRPPVLVAKREDNGVTEEVFVYTTERGETETASFTLSPSSSPAAPGASVDSSWPRCASPRRAATPRLSPSRTRPVPPPAAAPSLGEIEASLAPDEARQARTPPFTPATAASSPGASGELVQKPVPRRDRREDAARGTPDPSFGEGPSAPDDVGDFGDFEADVRFLLPASRALRPVQSYAAQRAGGSSPGRTSSLRPIRSPASSSPSHPSSAVPCSSPLPSPGPRASGRRDASALCAGGQLTSRLVPHCVKCGAVKPPRSHHCRICNRCVLKQDHHCPWLNQCVGLHNYRFFFLFVFFLFLLIVHTLWVMRFSLYGAFAFRKIVAESRAHHARLLSEQFAIVRRMQVLQAEGRAPVRSLIGEDGEGAFLAAVESLRRRPPSGREETAGGREGSFFSLGRLLRLPFWFHAFLLSFAEGDADDAVAWRGEEVPDDAVWALVKELEETLQTRHEAALRDAPDLARQVAAARSPEESELRGDVSSPRVASAVEDAATEALKLARRLARQRIGPIPYAFRTLVVVERILQHQREAAAILDRQRERRKSEGDATEDERETSWRDPAWWLWQTWERQAILFLGLLTLNVGVAITALVFFHVYLLLGNQTTIEMQRNCATRRRLCSLSAAAPSSSSPAPSAGPSPSSGYSLPSAVPPSEVGVSPSLSSFSSSSPPWQNVVEPSSAAPSKAPSCAHALPESDLLGRVEPRDLSLLGFFLLFLRSSSPSALLPFHKGLRENFREVFGPSPFPLFLFPFLARPPERSVEEILGRAETEQGARASCAGGENLFRSAALQLVAADAPRRLSVWCLNLLQGFRQAARAGSLPRFGFQEKQRSG from the exons ATGGCTCCTCTCCCAGCGCCTTTCGCCGGGCTGTCCGCCCGTGGTCTGGCGAAGGCCGTGCGGCGGAAACTGAGGAGCGCCGCGCGTCGCATCTCCGACTCGGCTTTCTGtcgtttctgctccttcGTCGCCCACGCTTCTCAGGCTGCTGCGCGGCGgccctccgcgtctctgcttcatCGCTGTGCCGTTCTGGGCCACCACCGGGAAGACTGCGACGCGAACTGTCCCTCTACGCGGGAGAAGTGTCCCGAGAGTCTCCTGCCGCACGCTTCTGGGgtctctgcgcctgccgGTGCGTCGTGTGCGGCGCAGCCGGATGCCGccgctgtacgtacaccgcagaAGGCAGGCGGACGGTCGATCGTCGCTCAGTTGCTTGGCCGTTTCTCGCGGTTCACGTGCTGTGGAGTGGTCAGCAAAagtcttcgtttcctcgcccgcttgcttccttctctggccGTTCTGTTGTTCGCCGTCGCCACGCTTGTCTACTTTGTGTACGTGCAGCCTGCAATCTGCATCCCGGACGCCGACTCCGAAGACGCCTTCcccctccttctcccgcctcttcaaCTCCGGCTGTCGCTCCAGGCGCAGCGCGGGGGCGCCTCCGAGGGTGCGGAGAGTTCGGCTGCAAACGCCGAGCAAGTGCGTCTCTTGAACGCGGCGTTCTGGGCAAACCCCGTTCTGGCGGCGGTTCAGGACTTGCAGGCAGTGCCGCTGTGCACGTTTCTCAGTGTGTTCCTGCTCCTGAATGCGCTGTACAACTTTTACTTCGCCTGTGCAGTCGATCCTGGCCGCCCCCCCGTCCTCgtggcgaaacgcgaggacaACGGCGTCACGGAAGAAGTCTTCGTGTACACAACGGAGCGCGGGGAGACGGAAACCGCGTCGTTCACCTTGTCCCCTTCGTCCAGTCCTGCCGCTCCGGGCGCGTCGGTCGACAGCTCGTGGccgcgctgcgcctcgccACGCCGTGCAGCCACGCCCCGTCTCAGCCCGAGTAGGACTCGCCCCGTTCCGCCTCCGGCAGCAGCGCCGAGCCTGGGGGAGATCGAGGCGAGTCTTGCTCCGGATGAGGCGCGCCAGGCGCGGACACCTCCGTTCACTCCCGCGAcagccgcgtcttctccaggcGCGTCCGGCGAGCTCGTGCAGAAGCCAGTGCCGCGACGAGACCGacgagaggacgcggcgcgCGGAACGCCGGACCCAAGTTTCGGGGAGGGCCCGAGCGCTCCGGACGACGTCGGCGACTTCGGCGACTTCGAGGCAGACGTTCGGTTTCTGCTCCCCGCTTCTCGAGCGCTGCGTCCCGTGCAGAGCTACGCAGCCCAGCGCGCTGGGGGCTCCTCGCCCGGGCGCacctcttcgcttcgcccgATCCGCTCTccggcctcgtcttccccgtctcatccttcgtctgctgttccctgttcctctccgctgccttctccggGACCGCGCGCATCTGGGCGGCGAGACGCTTCGGCGCTCTGTGCGGGCGGCCAGCTGACGTCTCGCCTGGTCCCTCACTGCGTGAAGTGCGGGGCAGTGAAGCCGCCGCGAAGCCATCACTGCCGGATTTGCAATCGGTGCGTGCTGAAGCAAGATCACCACTGTCCGTGGCTGAATCAGTGTGTAGGCCTGCACAACtaccgcttcttcttcctctttgtgtttttcctcttcctcctcatcGTCCACACGCTCTGGGTAatgcgcttctctctgtacggcgccttcgccttccggaAGATCGTCGCCGAAAGCCGCGCACACCATGCACGGCTCCTCTCCGAGCAGTTTGCCATCGTGCGCCGCATGCAAGTCCTCCAGGCGGAGGGCCGGGCACCCGTGCGCAGCCTGatcggcgaagacggagaaggcgcttTCCTCGCGGCTGTGGAGAGTCTGCGCCGCCGGCCGCCTTcggggagggaggaaacTGCGGggggccgagaaggaagcttcttttctctcggccgACTCCTCCGCCTCCCGTTCTGGTTTCacgcctttctcctgtcctttgcggagggagacgccgacgacgCGGTCGcgtggcgaggcgaggaagtcCCGGACGACGCGGTCTGGGCACTCGTGAAGGAACTGGAAGAGACGCTCCAGACGAGACACGAAGCGGCGCTGCGCGACGCGCCAGACTTGGCGCGACAGGTCGCGGCCGCGCGGTCCCCAGAGGAGTCGGAGCTGCGGGGTGACGTGTCTTCTCCCCGCGTGGCAAGCGCAGTCGAAGATGCAGCCACAGAGGCTTTGAagctggcgaggcgcctcgccagGCAACGCATCGGCCCGATTCCGTACGCGTTTCGGACCCTGGTCGTCGTGGAGCGAATTCTGCAACACCAACGGGAGGCAGCCGCCATCCTCGacagacagcgcgagagacgcaagagcgaaggcgacgcaacCGAGGACGAACGGGAAACGTCCTGGAGAGACCCCGCCTGGTGGCTGTGGCAAACGTGGGAAAGACAGGCGATTCTGTTCCTCGGGCTCCTCACGCTGAACGTCGGCGTAGCCATCACggcgctcgtcttcttccacgtctACCTTCTCCTCGGAAACCAAACAACAATCGAAATGCAG CGGAACTGCGCTACTCGGCGGAGACTGTGCAGTCTCTCCGCAGCCGCTCCCAGCTCGTCATCGCCCGCACCGTCTGCTGGCCCGAGCCCCAGTTCAGGGTATTCTCTGCCGTCTGCCGTGCCGCCGTCGGAGGTtggcgtctccccttctctctcgtccttctcttcgtcgtctccgccttgGCAAAACGTCGTCGAGCCTTCCAGCGCAGCGCCTTCGAAGGCGCCGAgctgtgcgcatgcacttccGGAGTCGGATCTTCTGGGGCGCGTGGAGCCGCGCGacctttcgcttctcgggttttttctgctgtttCTGAGGTCCTCGAGTCCGTCTGCGCTCCTACCCTTCCACAAAGGCCTGCGAGAGAACTTCCGGGAAGTCTTTGGTccgtcgccgtttcctctcttcctctttccgtttctggcGCGTCCGCCCGAGCGATCTGTCGAGGAGATCCTGGGGAGAGCCGAGACTGAGCAAGGTGCGCGCGCCTCGTGTGCGGGGGGCGAGAACCTTTTCCGCAGCGCCGCTCTTCAGTTGGTGGCTGCCGACGCTCCTCGGCGCCTGTCCGTCTGGTGCTTGAACCTTCTGCAGGGGTTCAGACAAGCTGCGCGCGCTGGAAGTCTGCCCAGATTTGGTTTTCAAGAAAAGCAACGCTCCGGTTAA
- a CDS encoding putative CMGC kinase — protein MPNHSLSRRFSVIRVLGKGTFGKVFLVTDSVSGETRALKRTQKWRKKESREVLCLEIGKDSPNLIGAEEVFYTYTPSGFMVQNILMENAGYTLHRYLASHLALRKNDPAHKIQVSTAMSIAKQVCNGLFALHRQGVAHRDLKPENILIKDHGGQILAKICDFGSSKALTTQGCPSMPYICSRWYRAPELLLGSTTYTVAVDLWSLGCVLAELILLRPLLECEPDNQKCGTQEQKPTRCLGEPFQILKISELLGAPTT, from the exons ATGCCGAACCACTCACTTTCgcgccgtttttctgtcATTCGAGTGCTTGGCAAGGGCACGTTTGGCAAAGTGTTCCTCGTTACTGATTCTGTGTCTGGCGAAACGCGAGCTCTTAAGAGAACTCagaagtggaggaagaaggaatcACGAGAGGTGCTGTGTCTGGAGATCGGCAAAGATTCGCCGAATCTGATTGGCGCCGAGGAAGTCTTTTATACGTATACTCCTTCCGGATTCATGGTCCAGAATATCCTGATGGAGAACGCTGGGTACACGTTACACCGATACCTCGCATCGCATCTTGCACTTCGAAAAAATGATCCGGCGCACAAAATTCAAGTTTCAACAGCCATGAGCATTGCCAAGCAAGTATGTAACGGGTTGTTTGCTCTCCATAGGCAGGGGGTCGCCCACAGGGACTTGAAACCGGAGAATATACTT ATCAAAGACCATGGCGGTCAGATTCTAGCAAAAATATGTGATTTCG GCTCGAGCAAGGCATTAACCACCCAGGGCTGCCCATCGATGCCCTACATCTGCTCACGGTG GTATCGGGCACCGGAGTTGCTTCTTGGTTCGACGACCTACACG GTCGCAGTGGATCTGTGGT CTCTGGGATGCGTCCTTGCGGAACTCATCCTGTTGAGGCCACTTTTAGAATGCGAGCCCGATAATCAGAAGTGCGGAACGCAAGAACAAAAGCCCACTAGGTGCCTGGGAGAACCCTTCCAAATTCTTAAGATCTCTGAACTCCTTGGAGCACCCACAACGTAA
- a CDS encoding putative cyclin, N-terminal domain-containing protein codes for MITAVAAILQDQIFVDTEKRLVEERPEWRVFDEAAYCDSNASETALRTSVAQHQGEPCPTVEEIRDFIGVLYDAAEYSPECNVLALLFINRLIAFSGIPLRASNWRPLVFTALIVAQKVWDDQVLTNASFACLYPFFTVEEVNKMEAAFLSLLHFEVVVKPSTYAKYYFELRSMLQDPSSQEPALPPISASVKQQLEAKSARFQRAACSKFTDWKAETMS; via the exons ATGATCACTGCAGTTGCGGCCATACTTCAGGACCAGATTTTTGTCGATACGGAGAAGCGTCTCGTCGAGGAACGGCCAGAATGGAGAGTTTTCGATGAAGCAGCATACTGTGACA GCAACGCCAGCGAGACGGCGTTGAGGACCTCTGTTGCCCAGCATCAGGGCGAACCATGCCCGACTGTTGAGGAGATTCGAGACTTCATAGGCGTGCTGTACGACGCAGCGGAATACTCGCCAGAATGCAatgtcctcgccctcctgttCATAAACCGCCTGATAGCTTTCTCCGGAATACCCCTTCGCGCATCCAACTGGAGGCCTCTCGTATTTACAGCTCTGATAGTCGCTCAG AAAGTGTGGGACGACCAGGTGCTGACGAACGCGTCATTCGCGTGTCTGTATCCGTTTTTTACCGTTGAAGAAGTGAACAAAATGGAGGCAGCGTTCCTTTCATTGCTTCATTTCGAGGTCGTCGTCAAACCGTCAACATACGCGAAGTATTACTTTGAGCTACGCTCAATGCTACAG GATCCCTCCTCCCAGGAACCGGCTTTACCTCCGATATCAGCTTCTGTTAAACAGCAACTTGAAGCAAAGTCTGCCCGTTTTCAGCGAGCAGCATGTAGCAAGTTCACAGATTGGAAGGCTGAGACTATGTCCTAA